In Candidatus Ozemobacteraceae bacterium, the genomic stretch TTCTCGTCGATTGTTCTCTGAAACGCGAGAAATCAGGCATTTTCGGCGGCGTGAACCGGAAGCGCGGCTGGGTTTGACTTCCCCTTTGTGCGGACGTGCCCGAATCGGCATCGGGATCGATCGGTTCGACCGGGTCTGCGACCTTCGGTTCCGCGTCGTTTCGAGGCGGTTTCCCCGACGTTTCCTGCTGCGAAGCTTCGTTCATCCATTCCGGGAACTGGGATTTCTGAAAGCCTGGTAACGGCACGTTCCCAGGATCCTCGTCCCGAAGAGACTGGGCGTGCCCGACACATGCCGGGCACGAGACCAGGGCACAGGCTAGGCCCAGGCAAACGATCCGATGCGACATTTTCATACGCCGCCGAAAACGTACCATGAAACTCTCTCCATGGGAAGACATCCCTCCCACCCATGATGGGGGCAACCCCGGCACCCCTTGCCGCAATGTGCGTGATCGTATACACTGAAGATGATGAATACTTCGCTGGGTCCGCCGAAACAGGTGCGCCTTCGGTACAAAAATCCCCGATACGATCGGGTCGTGAGGATCAACACAGAGACGATCGCCCGCAAAATGGGCTTTGACGAGGACCAGATTTTCGACATCACCCTGGCCGTGGAAGAGGCCTACGCCAATGCCATCGAACATGCGTCCAGGCACGGTCCCGATCTCGAACTCGAAATCGTCTACCACCTTCACGGTGATCGTATCGTGATTACCGTTCACGACAGCGGCTGTGGGTTTGATGCGCCCTTGAACGACGGCAGGGGAGTCCCCATGGCCGGAATCGACTGCGCCCGCGGCCGCGGAATCGCGCTGATCCGCATGCTGTCGGACATCGCCGAAATCATTTCCGAACCGGGCCTCGGAACGCTGATCAGCATCACGAAATACTTGAAAAAGCCTGTCTCGAAGCCGGGCAAGGCAGCTCCGAAAAAAAAGCCCGCCACGCGTAAGCAGGCCCATCCGGTGAAAAAAACGGTTCGCCGCGCCCCCAGTGCCCGAAAGCGTGAAGAACGGTCGGCCTGCTGAAAAAAACAGCTTTACCACAAAGGCACAGAGGCACAGAGACACAGAGAACCGATTGGGTATTCACCACAAAGGCACAAAAATGCTCTTGCATCTTGTCTTTGTGCCTTCGTGTTTTCGTGGTGAAATTTTCTCTGTGTCTCGGTGCCTCTGTGGTGCGTTGTCTTTTCAGAAACCCACGTACCCAATTTGTGGGATGCTATTCGGCGATGCGGTGTTTCAGTTCGTCGAGGCGGCGCTTGATCGTGGAGAGGTCCATCGCGGCGAATTTCTCCGGCAGGAACTTGACGTCGGTGCACTCGACGACGGCGATGAGATCCATGTATTCGAGCCGCTCCGCATGTGCCATCGGCCGATACGTCTTGAACGCTTCCTTCACGAAATAGCCGATCGGGTGTTTTTCGCGGCCTTCATTCTGGATCTCTAAGAGGCGCGAGGCGCTGATGATGATGCCTTCCATCTCGTTGCCGCCGATATCGAGATTGTCGGGAAACTCCGGAAGGTCGTCGGGGTCGAGGGCGACCTTGTTCTTCTTCGCGAGCGACATGAACAGCTCGCGTTTGCCTTCGACCGTCTGCGGTGAAAAGAGCGGGATATGGACGTCGAGCCGCCCGACTCGCTTGAGATCGACTTCGAGCAGGTCGGGGCGGGAGGTCGCGAACACCCAGAAAATCCGGCCGCGATTCCGCGTGTCGGCCATCTCTCGGGCGAGCATGCCGTAGATGCGCCCCGAAAGACCGCCGTCGTCGGCCCCGCCGCCGCGCTTCCCGGCCATCTGGTCGGCCTCGTCGACGAAGACGATGACCTGACCCATGGCGTGCAGTATTTTGAACACCTGCTCGAGGTTGCCTTCCGTCGCGCCGACCCACTTGTCGCGGAAATTCTTCAACTCGACGCACGGAACGCCGGCCTCGCCCGCGAAACATTCGACAAGATATGTTTTTCCCGTTCCGATGCGGCCGTTGATCAGATACCCCATCGGAAGAGCCTTGAGCTTTCCCCGCTTCATCAGCTGGGCGTCCTGTCGCATCCAGCGAACCGCCTCGGTATGGCCGGCCACGGCATCGAGGGTCTTCGTCGACTCGACGAACTCGATGCGCCCGCCGGCGGATTTCTCGATCATCTCCTTCTTCACGCCGCGCAGATACTCCATCGTGATGCGGCGGTTGTTCTTGACCGCCCGCCGGATGAGATTCTGGATGTCGAGACGGGAAAGCCCTTCCAGCTTCGATGCGAGCGAGATACGATCGACGTCGCAGATCGCGGAAAAATCCGATATATCAGACGTTATTGTTTCGATGAACGACAGGACCTCATCGGCCGTCGGAAGCTCGATGCGGAGCTTCGCCGAACGGGGATTCTCGACGACCTGACGGTTCATGTCGGTCAGGTTCTCGGCGACCATGCAGGTCGCGATGAAGGCGCTGTTGATGTTCGGGTCGGCAGCCCAGTCGAGGATGCGGATCAGCGTCTCGACGGTGTCGGGATTCGTGTAGGCCGGGTCCGTGCGGGGCAGGAGAAAATGCGCGTAATCGAGAATCACCGCTATGCGGACAGGGTCCGAAACGGGCTTTCCATCGGCTCCCGGGCGGGTGCGAAACAGGCCGTTCCGGATGAATCTGTCGATCAGCTCGAGGGCCCGCTTCGGCTCCTTCGGAAGCAGGTTGCCCAGCTCGAGAAGCTTGCCTGGATCGCCTGTCGGAGCCGCCGGTACCCCCGTGAAGCCCGTCCGGTGAAAATCGTCGAACACCTTGAGAAACGACTGGAACAGGTCCCCGCCCCGGAGACACCGGATGCCCTTGCCGCGGTCGTAGGTGATGACCGCTTCGAACGGAGCGAACATCACGGTGCTCAGGAAGTCGCGCAGGCCCATCGCCTGCAGTGCGGCGTCCGGAGACGGCTTCCAGGGAACCCAGTCGTTGATGTTGCCGTAGAGGATGAACTGGCTGACCGAGCCGCTCTTGAAGATTTCCGCCATCTCCTGGGCCCATTTCGGGGAACCTGCCATCTGGCTTGCCGTCTGTGCCGGCATTGCTGCCGCCATGCCGGTCGCGGGTTGAGCGGAGGGGGGAAGGGAGCGCGGGGACTGTGGCTGGTCTGACATGGTTCGTTCTCTCCTGTTCGGAAAGGGCTTATCGGCGTTCTTCCTCGCCGGGAACCGGCGGCAATGGCGGCTCTTCAACGGCCGGAGCCGGTTCCTGCAAAGGGGGGATGTATGCTGGCTCTTCGCCCGGC encodes the following:
- a CDS encoding AAA family ATPase, which produces MSDQPQSPRSLPPSAQPATGMAAAMPAQTASQMAGSPKWAQEMAEIFKSGSVSQFILYGNINDWVPWKPSPDAALQAMGLRDFLSTVMFAPFEAVITYDRGKGIRCLRGGDLFQSFLKVFDDFHRTGFTGVPAAPTGDPGKLLELGNLLPKEPKRALELIDRFIRNGLFRTRPGADGKPVSDPVRIAVILDYAHFLLPRTDPAYTNPDTVETLIRILDWAADPNINSAFIATCMVAENLTDMNRQVVENPRSAKLRIELPTADEVLSFIETITSDISDFSAICDVDRISLASKLEGLSRLDIQNLIRRAVKNNRRITMEYLRGVKKEMIEKSAGGRIEFVESTKTLDAVAGHTEAVRWMRQDAQLMKRGKLKALPMGYLINGRIGTGKTYLVECFAGEAGVPCVELKNFRDKWVGATEGNLEQVFKILHAMGQVIVFVDEADQMAGKRGGGADDGGLSGRIYGMLAREMADTRNRGRIFWVFATSRPDLLEVDLKRVGRLDVHIPLFSPQTVEGKRELFMSLAKKNKVALDPDDLPEFPDNLDIGGNEMEGIIISASRLLEIQNEGREKHPIGYFVKEAFKTYRPMAHAERLEYMDLIAVVECTDVKFLPEKFAAMDLSTIKRRLDELKHRIAE
- a CDS encoding ATP-binding protein, which codes for MNTSLGPPKQVRLRYKNPRYDRVVRINTETIARKMGFDEDQIFDITLAVEEAYANAIEHASRHGPDLELEIVYHLHGDRIVITVHDSGCGFDAPLNDGRGVPMAGIDCARGRGIALIRMLSDIAEIISEPGLGTLISITKYLKKPVSKPGKAAPKKKPATRKQAHPVKKTVRRAPSARKREERSAC